A single genomic interval of Anolis carolinensis isolate JA03-04 chromosome X, rAnoCar3.1.pri, whole genome shotgun sequence harbors:
- the gnb1l gene encoding guanine nucleotide-binding protein subunit beta-like protein 1: MSLPSPDPVYVLRGADDAVNTLCFSCSDPELECPLLFSGSSNGLIHLWNLKTRRVHRTLEGHSGKSVYCVKTLPNRRSALLSQGRDQNICLWDFAEGRDAVVDSVFTENVGFCKCSLLDGTEGRWLLATSWKDLEEVRVLELPSKTAVCTLKPEAGTKLGMPMCLKMWQPSTGSSPFLLAGYEDGSVVLWNVSMGKMLSRLACHQEPIMGLDFDSEKAKGASGSSEKMLCVWRQSQQQNLELQQTYQLTNPGIAEVVLRQDKKILATAGWDHQIRLFGWKKLAPLAVLDYHTAAVHCVAFSDHSRPSERLLAAGSKDHRISVWSVYNQT, translated from the exons ATGTCGCTCCCGTCTCCGGATCCAGTGTATGTTCTGCGGGGAGCAGATGATGCAGTCAATACCCTGTGCTTTTCTTGTTCAGATCCAGAACTCGAATGTCCCCTTCTTTTCTCTGG CTCTTCCAATGGATTGATCCATCTCTGGAATCTAAAGACACGCCGAGTGCACAGAACACTGGAAGGACACAGCGGAAAATCAGTGTACTGCGTGAAAACCTTACCCAACAGAAGAAGTGCACTTCTGAG CCAGGGCCGTGACCAAAACATCTGCTTGTGGGACTTCGCTGAAGGAAGAGACGCTGTCGTGGACTCCGTTTTCACCGAGAACGTTGGGTTCTGCAAATGCTCTCTCCTGGACGGGACGGAGGGAAGATGGCTACTGGCCACGTCGTGGAAAGATCTAGAAGAG GTCCGGGTTCTGGAGCTCCCATCCAAGACGGCAGTCTGTACCTTGAAACCCGAGGCCGGTACCAAGCTAGGCATGCCCATGTGCCTGAAGATGTGGCAG CCCAGCACTGGTTCCTCGCCTTTCCTCCTGGCCGGCTACGAGGATGGATCAGTGGTTCTGTGGAATGTGTCGATGGGGAAAATGCTGAGTCGGCTGGCATGTCATCAGGAGCCCATCATGGGCCTTGACTTTGACTCGGAGAAAGCCAAAGGGGCCTCTGGCTCCTCGGAGAAGATGCTTTGCGTCTGGAGGCAGAGCCAGCAGCAGAACCTGGAG CTCCAGCAAACATACCAGCTCACAAATCCAGGAATCGCTGAGGTGGTTCTCCGCCAGGACAAGAAGATTTTGGCAACAGCCGGATGGGACCATCAGATCCGGCTGTTTGGCTGGAAGAAGCTGGCACCTCTAGCCGTCCTGGACTACCACACAGCAGCAGTGCATTGCGTGGCCTTCTCGGACCACAGCCGGCCTAGTGAGAGACTCTTGGCAGCTGGCTCCAAAGATCACCGAATCAGTGTCTGGTCCGTATATAATCAAACCTGA